The stretch of DNA CGCCATCGCCGTCACCGACCACGACGAGATAGCCGCCAGCCTCGACGCGGTCGAGATGGCCCCGGAGTACGGCCTGATCGGCATCCCCGGCATGGAGATCACGACCGCCGTCGGTCACGTCCTCGCCCTCGGCATCGACGAGCTGGTGCCCGCCGGTCTCTCCTTCGAGACGACGCTCGATCGCATCCACGAGGGAGGCGGCATCGCCGTCGTCCCCCACCCCTTCCAGGCCTCGCGCCACGGCGTCGCCCCACACATCTCGGCCGGGACACTCGCCAGCGCCGACGCCATCGAGGTGTACAACTCCCGGCTGCTCACCGGGCGCTCGAACCGCAAGGCCGAGCGGTTCGCCGCCTTCCACGACCTCCCCATGACCGCCGGCAGCGACGCCCACATCGCCGAGATGGTCGGCCAGGCAGTCACCGAAGTCGACGCCGACGGGCGGACGGTCGAAGCCATCCTCGCCGCCGTCTCCGACGGACGAACGAGCGTCGTCGGTCGGCGCACGCCGTGGCACATCAGCTTCCGACAGGCCGCCGGCGGCGCGAAACGTCGCTTCGTCCGCGCGCTGGGCGACCTACTGTAACCCGACTACCGGGCGACGAGGCGAGCGTAGTAGTTTCCGTTCCGGAGCTCCAGCCGCTCGACGCCGAG from Haloplanus salinus encodes:
- a CDS encoding PHP domain-containing protein; this encodes MLSVELHTHSSLSHDGRDPVDHLLEQAASVGLDAIAVTDHDEIAASLDAVEMAPEYGLIGIPGMEITTAVGHVLALGIDELVPAGLSFETTLDRIHEGGGIAVVPHPFQASRHGVAPHISAGTLASADAIEVYNSRLLTGRSNRKAERFAAFHDLPMTAGSDAHIAEMVGQAVTEVDADGRTVEAILAAVSDGRTSVVGRRTPWHISFRQAAGGAKRRFVRALGDLL